The Bartonella birtlesii IBS 325 genome has a window encoding:
- the rplP gene encoding 50S ribosomal protein L16 codes for MLQPKRTKFRKQFKGRIRGVSKGGTDLNFGAYGLKAVEPERITARQIEAARRAITRYMKRSGRVWIRIFPDLPVTSKPTEVRMGKGKGSVDYWAMRVAPGRVMFELDGVSEDVAREALRLGAAKLPIKTRFIQRIAE; via the coding sequence ATGTTGCAGCCAAAGCGCACAAAGTTCCGTAAACAATTCAAGGGCCGTATTCGCGGCGTTTCGAAGGGTGGTACGGATTTGAATTTCGGTGCTTACGGTTTGAAAGCTGTTGAGCCAGAGAGAATTACTGCACGCCAAATTGAAGCGGCGCGTCGTGCGATTACACGTTATATGAAACGTTCTGGGCGTGTATGGATTCGTATTTTCCCAGACCTTCCCGTGACATCTAAACCAACGGAAGTTCGTATGGGTAAGGGTAAAGGAAGTGTGGATTATTGGGCTATGCGTGTTGCGCCTGGACGTGTCATGTTTGAGCTTGATGGAGTTTCTGAGGATGTAGCACGTGAAGCACTGAGACTCGGTGCTGCAAAGTTGCCTATTAAAACGCGTTTCATCCAGAGAATTGCTGAATAA
- the rpsC gene encoding 30S ribosomal protein S3 yields MGQKINPIGLRLGVNRTWDSRWYADSGEYGRLLHEDLKIRLYVLEELKQAAISKVVIERPHKKCRVTIHSARPGLIIGKKGADIEKLRRKLSEMTSAETSLNIVEIRKPEIDATIIAQSIAQQLERRVAFRRAMKRAVQSAMRLGAEGIRINCSGRLGGAEIARMEWYREGRVPLHTLRSDVDYGTAEAKTAYGICGVKVWVFKGEILEHDPMASERRATEVDHSGSSSNRRRENA; encoded by the coding sequence ATGGGTCAGAAGATCAATCCAATAGGGCTTCGTCTTGGAGTCAATCGGACTTGGGATTCCCGTTGGTATGCTGATAGTGGAGAATATGGACGTCTTCTTCATGAAGATTTGAAGATTCGTTTATATGTATTGGAAGAACTGAAGCAGGCTGCTATTTCTAAAGTCGTTATTGAACGTCCTCATAAGAAATGTCGTGTAACGATTCATTCAGCGCGTCCTGGCCTCATTATTGGCAAAAAAGGTGCTGATATCGAAAAGCTTCGTCGTAAGCTTTCGGAAATGACCAGTGCTGAGACTTCATTGAATATTGTGGAAATACGTAAGCCGGAAATTGATGCTACAATTATTGCACAGTCAATTGCACAACAGTTAGAGCGCCGTGTTGCCTTTCGCCGTGCAATGAAGCGTGCGGTTCAATCAGCTATGCGTCTCGGCGCAGAAGGAATTCGTATTAACTGTTCCGGTCGTCTTGGTGGTGCTGAAATTGCGCGTATGGAATGGTATCGTGAAGGTCGTGTTCCACTTCATACCTTGCGTTCTGATGTTGATTACGGTACAGCAGAAGCTAAGACTGCTTATGGTATTTGTGGTGTTAAGGTTTGGGTCTTTAAAGGTGAAATTCTTGAGCATGATCCCATGGCTTCAGAGCGTCGTGCTACAGAAGTTGATCATTCTGGTTCTTCATCGAATCGTCGCCGCGAAAATGCTTAG
- the rplV gene encoding 50S ribosomal protein L22: MGKAKIPRQLKENEAKAVTRTIRVSPQKLNLVAAMIRGKRINVALADLTFSRKRIAGTVKKTLESAIANAENNHDLDIDSLVVVEAYVGKSVVMKRFHVRGRGRASRIERPFSHLTIVVREVTGKVEAA, encoded by the coding sequence ATGGGAAAAGCTAAGATTCCGCGCCAGCTCAAAGAAAATGAGGCGAAAGCTGTCACTCGAACGATTCGTGTTAGTCCACAAAAACTTAATTTGGTTGCTGCGATGATTCGTGGCAAGAGGATTAATGTGGCGCTTGCTGATTTGACATTCTCACGTAAACGTATTGCTGGGACTGTGAAAAAAACTCTTGAATCAGCGATTGCAAATGCAGAAAATAACCACGATCTTGATATTGATTCGCTTGTTGTTGTAGAAGCCTATGTTGGTAAGTCGGTAGTAATGAAGCGTTTTCATGTTCGTGGTCGTGGTCGTGCCAGTCGAATTGAACGTCCATTTTCGCATCTTACTATTGTTGTTCGTGAAGTTACCGGAAAAGTGGAGGCCGCATAA
- the rpsS gene encoding 30S ribosomal protein S19, producing MVRSVWKGPFVDGYLLRKSEKVRASGRNEVIKIWSRRSTILPQFVGLTFGVYNGSKHIPVSVSEEMVGHKFGEFAPTRTYYGHGADKKAKRK from the coding sequence GTGGTTCGTTCAGTTTGGAAAGGTCCGTTTGTTGACGGCTATCTTCTTCGGAAATCAGAGAAGGTTCGTGCGAGTGGACGCAATGAAGTTATCAAAATATGGAGTCGACGCTCTACCATTTTGCCACAGTTCGTTGGTTTAACTTTTGGTGTTTACAATGGTAGTAAGCATATTCCTGTTTCCGTTTCTGAAGAGATGGTTGGGCATAAGTTTGGTGAATTTGCTCCCACTCGGACTTATTATGGGCATGGTGCAGATAAAAAAGCGAAGAGGAAATAG
- the rplB gene encoding 50S ribosomal protein L2 has product MALKQFNATTPGQRQLVIVDRSCLYKGKAVKTLTKGLSSKGGRNNRGRVTARFQGGGHKRSYRLVDFKRLKRDVSAKVERLEYDPNRTAFIALIRYEDGQLSYILAPQRLGVGDSIIAGSNVDVKAGNAMPLGNMPVGTIIHNVEMKPGKGGQIARAAGTYAQLVGRDQGMAILRLNSGEQRLVSSSCFATVGAVSNSDHGNINDGKAGRSRWRGKRPHVRGVAMNPVDHPHGGGEGRTSGGRHPVSPWGKPTKGKRTRSNKATDKFIMRTRHQRKK; this is encoded by the coding sequence ATGGCACTTAAACAGTTTAATGCAACTACGCCAGGGCAGCGTCAACTTGTTATTGTAGATCGCTCTTGTCTTTATAAGGGTAAGGCTGTAAAAACGTTAACTAAGGGTTTGTCATCAAAAGGTGGGCGTAATAATCGTGGTCGCGTCACAGCTCGTTTTCAGGGTGGTGGTCATAAGCGTAGTTATAGACTTGTGGATTTTAAGCGTCTTAAACGCGATGTTTCAGCGAAAGTTGAGCGTTTGGAATATGATCCGAATCGCACAGCTTTTATTGCACTCATTCGCTATGAAGATGGGCAATTAAGTTATATTCTTGCTCCACAGCGTCTTGGTGTTGGTGATTCTATTATTGCTGGTTCAAATGTTGATGTTAAAGCGGGTAATGCTATGCCGCTCGGTAATATGCCGGTCGGTACAATTATTCATAATGTTGAAATGAAGCCTGGAAAAGGTGGACAGATTGCACGTGCGGCTGGTACTTATGCACAGTTGGTTGGGCGTGATCAAGGAATGGCTATTCTTCGGCTTAATTCTGGAGAACAGCGTTTAGTGTCTAGCAGTTGTTTTGCAACCGTTGGTGCTGTTTCAAATTCTGATCATGGGAACATTAATGATGGCAAAGCAGGACGGTCGCGTTGGCGTGGTAAACGTCCACATGTTCGTGGTGTTGCTATGAACCCAGTTGATCATCCACATGGCGGTGGTGAGGGGCGTACATCAGGAGGACGTCATCCGGTGTCTCCTTGGGGAAAGCCTACAAAGGGTAAGCGTACGCGCTCTAATAAAGCCACCGATAAGTTTATTATGCGTACGCGTCATCAGCGTAAGAAATAA
- a CDS encoding 50S ribosomal protein L23 yields the protein MIDLRHYDIIVSPVITEKSTMISEYNQVAFNVALKATKPEIKAAVEALFSVKVKAVNTIVRKGKVKRFKGIVGRQSDVKKAIVTLANGQSIDVSTGL from the coding sequence ATGATAGATCTTCGTCATTATGATATAATTGTTAGTCCAGTTATTACTGAAAAATCGACTATGATTTCTGAATATAATCAAGTTGCTTTTAATGTTGCGCTGAAAGCAACAAAACCTGAAATTAAAGCTGCTGTTGAAGCGCTTTTTAGCGTTAAAGTAAAGGCAGTTAACACGATAGTTCGTAAGGGTAAAGTGAAGCGTTTTAAAGGCATTGTTGGTCGGCAGAGTGATGTTAAAAAAGCAATCGTGACGTTGGCAAATGGTCAGTCTATTGACGTTTCTACAGGTCTTTAA
- the rplD gene encoding 50S ribosomal protein L4, producing MDLVIKTLDGGEAGKLKVSKAIFGLVPREDILQRVIRWQLARRQQGTHQSQGRSDVSRTGAKMFKQKGTGRARHSSARVSQFRGGGKAHGPVARGHAHGLPKKVRALGLRLALSAKLKAKDLIVVDEMRVQDAKTKVLVSHFSKLGFDNALLIGGKEVDANFSRAASNIPNIDILPIQGINVYDILRRSKLVLSKAAVEALEERFK from the coding sequence ATGGATCTTGTAATTAAAACCCTTGATGGGGGTGAGGCTGGTAAGCTAAAGGTTTCTAAAGCTATTTTTGGTCTCGTCCCGCGTGAAGATATTTTACAACGTGTTATCCGTTGGCAGCTTGCTCGCCGTCAACAGGGGACACATCAATCGCAAGGGCGCTCTGATGTATCGCGAACAGGTGCGAAGATGTTTAAACAAAAAGGAACAGGTCGTGCTCGGCATTCATCTGCTCGTGTTTCTCAGTTTCGAGGCGGTGGTAAGGCGCATGGTCCAGTGGCCCGTGGTCATGCACATGGTCTTCCTAAAAAAGTTCGTGCTCTGGGGTTGCGGCTTGCTTTGTCAGCGAAATTAAAGGCAAAAGATTTGATTGTTGTTGATGAAATGCGTGTTCAAGATGCTAAAACCAAGGTACTTGTTTCTCATTTTTCTAAACTTGGATTTGATAATGCTCTCTTAATTGGCGGAAAGGAAGTCGATGCTAATTTTTCTCGCGCAGCATCTAATATTCCGAATATTGATATTTTACCAATTCAGGGAATTAATGTTTATGATATTTTGCGTCGCAGTAAACTTGTTTTATCAAAGGCAGCTGTCGAAGCTCTTGAGGAACGTTTTAAATGA
- the rplC gene encoding 50S ribosomal protein L3, producing the protein MRSGVIAQKLGMTRIYNEAGEHVPVTVLRLENCQVVAQRTVEKNGYTAVQLGVGFAKVKNTSKALRGHFAKASVEPKAKIAEFRVSPDNLLDIGTEITVEHFVPGQRVDITGTSIGKGFAGVMKRHNFGGHRASHGNSITHRAHGSTGQCQDPGKVFKGKKMAGHMGQVRVTTQNIEVVSTDIERGLILVRGAVSGCKGAWILVRDAVKRSLPNNAPKPAGVRRFAKEKTEMVAPMVEASEVEGAE; encoded by the coding sequence ATGCGTTCAGGTGTAATAGCACAGAAGCTGGGCATGACCCGTATTTATAATGAAGCTGGTGAGCATGTGCCGGTAACGGTGCTTCGTTTAGAAAATTGTCAAGTTGTGGCTCAGCGTACAGTTGAAAAGAATGGTTATACTGCTGTTCAATTAGGTGTAGGCTTTGCTAAGGTTAAAAATACTTCAAAAGCTCTTCGTGGGCATTTTGCTAAGGCTTCTGTTGAGCCAAAAGCTAAAATAGCAGAGTTTCGTGTGAGTCCTGATAATCTTCTTGATATTGGTACCGAGATTACGGTGGAACATTTTGTTCCAGGGCAAAGAGTTGATATAACAGGTACGAGTATTGGTAAGGGGTTTGCCGGTGTTATGAAGCGCCATAATTTTGGTGGACATCGTGCTTCGCATGGTAATTCAATCACGCATCGTGCACATGGTTCGACAGGGCAATGTCAAGATCCTGGTAAAGTGTTTAAAGGTAAGAAAATGGCTGGTCATATGGGACAGGTTCGTGTAACAACACAGAACATCGAGGTTGTTTCTACAGATATTGAACGCGGTTTGATTTTGGTGCGTGGGGCTGTTTCTGGTTGCAAAGGCGCTTGGATTTTGGTGCGGGATGCTGTAAAGAGATCTCTTCCCAATAATGCACCGAAGCCTGCGGGTGTTCGTCGTTTTGCGAAGGAGAAAACGGAAATGGTTGCTCCAATGGTGGAAGCCTCTGAAGTTGAGGGGGCCGAATAA
- the rpsJ gene encoding 30S ribosomal protein S10 yields the protein MNSQNIRIRLKAFDHRILDASTREIVSTAKRTGANVRGPIPLPTRIEKFTVNRGPHIDKKSREQFEMRTHKRLLDIVDPTPQTVDALMKLDLSAGVDVEIKL from the coding sequence ATGAACAGTCAGAATATCCGCATTCGCTTGAAAGCGTTTGACCACAGAATTCTTGATGCATCGACACGTGAGATTGTATCGACTGCCAAGCGTACTGGTGCAAATGTCCGTGGTCCTATTCCGCTTCCGACGCGGATTGAGAAGTTTACGGTTAATCGCGGGCCGCACATCGATAAGAAGAGCCGTGAGCAGTTTGAAATGCGTACACATAAGCGTCTTCTTGATATTGTTGATCCAACGCCACAAACAGTGGATGCGCTTATGAAGCTCGATCTTTCTGCTGGTGTGGATGTAGAGATTAAGCTCTGA
- the fusA gene encoding elongation factor G → MAREYKIEDYRNFGIMAHIDAGKTTMTERILFYTGKNHKIGETHDGASTMDWMEQEQERGITITSAATTTFWEGCDGRKRRFNIIDTPGHVDFTIEVERSLRVLDGAIALLDANAGVEPQTETVWRQAEKYRVPRMVFVNKMDKIGADFYRSVEMVDSRLGAKALVLQLPIGAENDFEGVVDLVEMKALKWDGSIGAAAVVSEIPFDLKEKAEEYREKLIEMAVEVDEAATEAYLEGVMPTNEQLIALIRKGTIEVQFHPVLCGTAFKNKGVQPLLDAVVAYLPSPVDIPAIKGVDVKTEAEAVRESSDDAPLSMLAFKIMNDPFVGSLTFCRVYSGKVQKGVSLENTVKRKKERLGRMLQMHSNSREDIEEAFAGDIVALAGLKETTTGDTLCDPLKPIILERMDFPDPVIEIAIEPKTKADQEKMGIALNRLAAEDPSFRVKSDEESGQTIIAGMGELHLDIIVDRMRREFKVEANIGQPQVAYRESITKTAEIDYTHKKQSGGAGQFARVKIIFEPHDGDDFIFESKVVGGAVPKEYIPGVQKGIESVMGSGPLAGFPMLGVKATLIDGGYHDVDSSVLAFEIAARAAFRDGAKKAGAQLLEPIMKVEVVTPEDYVGDVIGDLNSRRGQISGTEARGIATVVNAMVPLANMFGYVNTLRSMSQGRAQYTMQFDHYEPVPSAVALEIQKKYA, encoded by the coding sequence ATGGCTCGCGAATATAAAATTGAAGATTATCGTAATTTTGGTATTATGGCGCATATTGACGCTGGTAAAACCACTATGACTGAGCGTATTTTGTTTTATACGGGTAAGAATCATAAAATTGGTGAAACCCATGATGGTGCTTCTACAATGGATTGGATGGAGCAAGAACAGGAGCGTGGTATTACGATTACATCTGCTGCAACAACGACTTTTTGGGAAGGGTGTGATGGTCGCAAGCGGCGCTTTAATATTATTGATACGCCGGGGCACGTTGATTTTACCATTGAGGTCGAGCGTTCTTTACGTGTTCTTGATGGGGCGATAGCGTTATTGGATGCCAATGCTGGTGTGGAACCTCAAACGGAAACCGTTTGGCGACAGGCTGAAAAATACCGTGTGCCGCGCATGGTTTTTGTTAATAAAATGGATAAGATAGGTGCTGATTTCTATCGTAGTGTGGAAATGGTTGATTCGCGATTGGGAGCTAAGGCGCTTGTTTTGCAGTTGCCAATTGGTGCTGAAAATGATTTTGAAGGTGTTGTTGATCTTGTTGAGATGAAGGCATTAAAGTGGGATGGTTCTATTGGTGCTGCAGCGGTGGTAAGTGAAATTCCTTTTGATTTAAAAGAGAAGGCGGAAGAGTATCGCGAAAAACTCATTGAGATGGCAGTTGAAGTTGATGAAGCTGCAACAGAAGCTTATTTAGAAGGTGTTATGCCAACCAATGAGCAGCTCATTGCTTTGATTCGTAAGGGAACAATAGAGGTGCAGTTTCATCCGGTTCTTTGTGGCACGGCTTTTAAGAATAAGGGTGTTCAGCCACTTTTAGATGCTGTTGTTGCTTATCTTCCTTCTCCGGTTGATATTCCGGCGATTAAGGGTGTTGATGTGAAGACTGAGGCTGAAGCAGTCCGTGAGTCTTCAGATGATGCTCCCCTTTCTATGCTTGCTTTCAAGATTATGAATGACCCCTTCGTTGGATCTTTGACTTTTTGTCGTGTTTATTCTGGTAAGGTCCAGAAAGGTGTTTCTCTCGAAAATACTGTTAAGAGGAAGAAAGAGCGTTTGGGGCGTATGTTGCAAATGCATTCAAATTCTCGTGAAGATATTGAAGAGGCGTTTGCTGGTGATATTGTTGCTCTTGCAGGGCTTAAGGAGACGACAACAGGTGATACTCTTTGTGATCCTTTGAAGCCAATTATTTTGGAACGGATGGATTTTCCTGATCCCGTTATCGAAATTGCGATTGAACCAAAGACAAAAGCAGATCAGGAGAAGATGGGTATTGCGCTCAATCGTTTGGCTGCTGAGGATCCTTCATTTCGAGTGAAGTCTGATGAGGAATCTGGGCAAACCATTATAGCTGGAATGGGAGAGCTTCATCTTGATATTATTGTTGATCGTATGAGACGTGAATTTAAGGTTGAGGCAAACATTGGCCAACCTCAGGTTGCTTATCGTGAATCTATTACCAAGACGGCAGAAATTGATTATACACATAAGAAGCAATCTGGTGGTGCGGGACAATTTGCGCGTGTAAAGATTATTTTTGAGCCTCATGATGGTGATGATTTTATTTTTGAGTCGAAAGTTGTTGGTGGTGCTGTTCCTAAAGAATATATTCCTGGTGTTCAGAAGGGAATTGAGAGCGTTATGGGTTCAGGACCTCTTGCAGGTTTTCCTATGCTTGGTGTAAAAGCTACTCTTATCGATGGTGGTTATCACGACGTTGATTCTTCTGTTTTAGCTTTTGAAATTGCTGCTCGTGCGGCTTTTCGTGACGGAGCAAAGAAGGCTGGTGCGCAACTTCTTGAGCCAATCATGAAGGTTGAGGTCGTGACTCCAGAAGATTATGTTGGCGATGTCATTGGTGATCTAAATTCTCGTCGTGGTCAGATTTCAGGAACTGAGGCGCGTGGTATTGCTACAGTCGTGAATGCAATGGTCCCTTTGGCGAATATGTTTGGTTATGTGAATACTCTTCGTTCAATGAGTCAGGGACGTGCACAGTATACAATGCAGTTTGATCATTATGAGCCTGTTCCTTCGGCTGTGGCTTTGGAGATTCAGAAGAAATACGCGTGA
- the rpsG gene encoding 30S ribosomal protein S7 → MSRRHRAEKREINPDPKFGDLVVTKFMNAIMFDGKKSVAERIVYGALDVVKKKVKTDPVILFHQALENVAPHIEVRSRRVGGATYQVPIDVRPDRRQALAIRWLISAARGRNETTMIDRLSGELMDAANNRGSAVKKREDVHRMAEANRAFSHYRW, encoded by the coding sequence ATGTCCCGTCGCCATAGAGCAGAAAAACGTGAAATTAATCCAGATCCTAAGTTTGGTGATTTGGTTGTTACGAAATTTATGAATGCCATTATGTTTGATGGTAAAAAGTCGGTTGCTGAGCGCATTGTTTATGGTGCGCTTGATGTCGTGAAAAAGAAGGTAAAAACAGATCCTGTGATTCTGTTCCATCAAGCATTAGAAAATGTTGCTCCTCATATTGAGGTTCGTTCGCGTCGTGTTGGTGGTGCTACTTATCAGGTTCCGATTGATGTTCGTCCTGATCGTCGTCAGGCACTTGCTATTCGTTGGTTGATTTCAGCAGCGCGTGGACGGAATGAGACAACGATGATTGATCGTCTTTCTGGTGAGTTGATGGACGCTGCTAATAATCGTGGTTCTGCAGTAAAGAAGCGTGAGGATGTTCATCGTATGGCTGAGGCTAACCGCGCATTCTCGCATTATCGCTGGTAG
- the rpsL gene encoding 30S ribosomal protein S12 gives MPTVNQLIRKPRVVPVKRNKVPALQSNPQKRGVCTRVYTTTPKKPNSALRKVAKIRLTNGFEVIGYIPGEGHNLQEHSVVMIRGGRVKDLPGVRYHIIRGLLDTQGVKNRKQRRSKYGAKRPK, from the coding sequence ATGCCTACCGTAAACCAGTTGATTCGTAAGCCACGTGTTGTGCCAGTTAAGCGCAATAAGGTTCCTGCTCTTCAGTCAAATCCGCAAAAGCGTGGTGTTTGTACGCGTGTTTATACAACAACACCGAAGAAGCCGAATTCTGCACTTCGGAAAGTTGCTAAAATCCGTTTGACAAATGGATTTGAAGTGATTGGTTATATTCCTGGGGAGGGGCATAATCTTCAGGAACACTCTGTTGTTATGATTCGAGGTGGTCGTGTGAAGGATTTACCAGGGGTTCGTTATCACATTATTCGTGGTTTGCTTGATACGCAGGGTGTCAAGAATCGTAAACAGCGTCGTTCAAAGTATGGCGCGAAGCGTCCAAAATAA
- the xth gene encoding exodeoxyribonuclease III, with translation MKIVTWNIAGIKARHETLYQWLQQNQPDIVCLQEVKSTDENFPRGAIEGLGYHIETHGQKSFNGVAILSKKTPDEVIRRLPGNDNDEQTRYIEAVYSINKGVLRVASLYLPNGNPIKSEKYSYKIEWMKRLYTHAKSLLAYEEPLVLAGDYNVILTPLDAKNPQEWNHDALFLPQTRQALQRILYLGFYDAIRNVTDAPSFSFWDFQAGAWQKNNGIRIDHLLLSAEAVDQLICAYSQKEVRGYQKPSDHTPVWAHFNFDYRE, from the coding sequence ATGAAAATAGTAACGTGGAATATTGCTGGAATAAAAGCACGACATGAGACATTATATCAATGGCTACAACAAAACCAACCCGATATAGTCTGTTTACAAGAAGTGAAAAGTACTGATGAAAATTTTCCACGTGGTGCAATTGAAGGATTAGGTTATCACATAGAAACACACGGACAAAAAAGTTTTAATGGTGTTGCGATTCTCTCTAAAAAAACACCTGATGAAGTTATTCGACGATTACCTGGCAATGACAATGATGAACAAACACGTTATATTGAAGCTGTTTATTCAATAAATAAAGGTGTTCTTCGTGTTGCATCCCTCTATCTGCCAAATGGAAATCCTATAAAAAGCGAAAAATATTCTTATAAAATAGAATGGATGAAAAGATTATATACCCATGCAAAATCATTGCTTGCCTACGAAGAACCTCTTGTCTTAGCTGGTGATTATAATGTTATCCTTACCCCACTGGATGCAAAGAATCCTCAAGAGTGGAATCATGATGCCTTATTTCTTCCCCAAACAAGACAAGCATTGCAGCGCATTCTTTATTTAGGTTTTTATGACGCTATTCGTAATGTTACAGATGCTCCCTCATTCAGCTTCTGGGATTTTCAAGCTGGTGCATGGCAAAAAAATAACGGGATTCGTATTGATCACTTACTCTTATCAGCAGAAGCTGTTGATCAACTTATTTGCGCTTATAGCCAAAAAGAAGTAAGAGGATATCAAAAACCATCGGATCATACGCCTGTTTGGGCTCACTTTAATTTCGATTACAGAGAGTAA
- a CDS encoding amino acid ABC transporter permease: MDFSFLCTDDLNQTFVAGCLGTPGMNHTYLDTLLDGLKNTIILSISSLILAVFLGIIIGTIRTLPNTSITRCLLRIIGGIWVEIMRNIPLLVQVFLWYFVVPKIYPPAMNFSPILLITCALGFFTSARIAEQVRSGIEAIPSGQRYAAMAIGFTTYQAYRYIILPRAMRTIMPPLTSEAMGIVKNSSIAFAVSINELMQFQYQTIEEVSHVYENYLIVTILYILIALSIFVIMTVIEQMLKVPNFQTKEH; the protein is encoded by the coding sequence ATGGACTTTTCTTTCCTTTGTACAGATGATCTTAACCAAACATTCGTGGCTGGATGCCTTGGAACTCCTGGTATGAATCATACCTATTTAGACACGCTGCTTGATGGCTTAAAAAATACAATTATATTATCCATCTCTTCACTGATCTTAGCGGTATTTTTAGGCATCATTATAGGAACAATACGCACGCTTCCAAACACTTCTATAACCCGTTGCTTGTTGCGAATTATTGGAGGCATCTGGGTGGAAATAATGCGTAATATTCCTTTGCTTGTGCAAGTATTTTTATGGTATTTTGTCGTACCTAAGATTTATCCACCAGCGATGAATTTCTCGCCTATTCTCTTAATAACATGCGCCTTAGGATTCTTTACATCCGCTCGAATCGCAGAACAAGTTCGCTCAGGCATTGAGGCGATTCCTTCTGGACAACGCTACGCAGCTATGGCAATAGGATTTACTACCTATCAGGCTTACCGTTACATCATATTACCACGCGCTATGCGTACAATCATGCCGCCACTGACTTCAGAAGCTATGGGCATTGTGAAGAATTCATCTATAGCATTCGCCGTTTCAATAAACGAACTGATGCAATTCCAATACCAAACAATCGAAGAAGTCAGCCATGTTTATGAAAACTATCTTATCGTCACGATTCTTTATATTCTTATAGCTTTATCGATATTTGTCATCATGACAGTAATTGAGCAAATGCTCAAAGTTCCTAATTTTCAAACGAAGGAACATTGA
- a CDS encoding amino acid ABC transporter permease — MTNFINSQFGRYFSFNFSDFDFSFFTFDIFYSYILSGLLFSIFLTIVATILGLIFGTLLAMMRLSSIKLLSWLAIIYITAMRSIPLVMVILWFFVLLPFLTGTSIGANKSALITFTAFETAYFAEIMRAGINSISQGQKHAGQALGMTYWQNMYIVILPQAFRDMLPVFLTQVIILFQDTTLVYAISGNSLLNGFDIVANNFGVKQEAYVLAAIFYFAICFTLSQIVLYLQKKISIIR, encoded by the coding sequence ATGACAAATTTCATAAACTCTCAGTTTGGACGATACTTTTCTTTCAATTTTTCAGACTTTGATTTTTCATTTTTTACTTTTGATATATTCTATTCTTATATTCTTTCAGGCTTACTCTTTAGCATTTTTCTGACCATTGTTGCGACGATCTTAGGACTTATTTTCGGTACGCTTCTAGCAATGATGCGGCTTTCTTCTATAAAACTACTCTCTTGGCTTGCAATCATTTATATAACTGCCATGCGTTCAATACCACTTGTTATGGTTATTTTGTGGTTTTTTGTGCTTTTACCTTTCCTAACTGGAACATCAATCGGTGCAAATAAATCAGCACTCATTACCTTTACTGCATTTGAGACCGCTTATTTTGCTGAAATTATGCGTGCTGGGATCAATTCTATCTCACAAGGACAAAAGCATGCAGGACAGGCTCTTGGAATGACATACTGGCAAAATATGTACATTGTCATTCTCCCACAGGCCTTTAGAGACATGCTACCAGTTTTTTTAACACAAGTCATTATTCTCTTTCAAGATACAACACTTGTTTATGCAATTAGTGGCAATAGCCTCTTGAACGGTTTTGATATTGTTGCTAACAACTTTGGTGTGAAGCAAGAAGCTTATGTGTTAGCAGCTATTTTCTATTTTGCGATTTGTTTTACACTATCGCAGATAGTCTTGTATCTACAGAAAAAAATATCCATTATTCGCTAA